The following nucleotide sequence is from Lacinutrix sp. Hel_I_90.
TGAAACTCCTGATTTTGACACGCCTTTTGTTGCTAGTATTATTAAAGAATGGTCAAGATACTTTGATACCAATAACGGAGGCATTGGAAACGCACCAAAGTTTATGATGCCCAATAACTATCAATTTTTAATGCGCTATGGCTATCAATACGACAACCCAAAAGTTTCAGAATTTGTAAATACAACTCTAACAAATATGGCTTATGGTGGTATTTATGATCAGATAGGTGGTGGGTTTTCTCGCTATTCTGTGGATGACAAATGGCACGTGCCTCATTTTGAGAAAATGCTTTATGACAATGGTCAACTGGTAAGCTTATATTCAGACGCCTATGCACTAACGAAGAACCTTTTGTATAAAAAAGTAGTCATTGAAACCCTTGAATTTATAGCCCGTGAATTAACCGATACCTCTGGTGGTTTTTACTCTTCTCTAGATGCAGACAGCTTGACAGAAGCCGGAGTACTAGAAGAAGGCGCCTATTACGTGTGGACCAAAGAAGCATTAAAAGCGGTTTTAGCAGCCGATTTTGAGCTGTTTTCCGAGTACTATAATGTTAATGGCTATGGGTATTGGGAACATAAAAATTATGTATTAATTAGAAAAGATAGTGATCAAGACTTTGTCTCTGAGCATTCCATCACAATGGAAACGCTTCAAAACAAAAAAAGCGCCTGGAAATCAAAATTATTAAAGGAAAGAGACAAAAAAGAGCGCCCACGATTAGACGATAAAATATTAACATCATGGAATGCTTTAATGCTGAAGGGCTACATAGATGCCTACCGTGTTTTAGGAAATGACACTTATTTAGAAACTGCACTAAAAAATGCTAATTTTATAATAAACAACCAACTAAAAGAAGATGGCAGCTTATTTCATAATTACAAAAATGGAAAAGCCTCTATCTCTGGGTTTTTAGAAGATTATGCTACTACAGCGGAAGCATTTATAGCCTTATATGAAGTTACTTTAGACGAACAATGGCTTAAAACTGCCAAAGCATTAACCGATTATACTTTTGATGCCTTTTACAACGAATCCAGTCAATTATTCCAATTTACTTCAAAGAAAGAGCAAGCGCTTGTTGTAAAAACGTTTGAATATCGTGACAATGTCATTCCTGCCAGTAATTCTATTATGGCTAAAACCCTTTTTAAGTTATCTCATTATTTTGAAAACCAATATTATTACAAAGTTGCTACAGCAATGCTTCATAATGTAAAACCAGAAATGAGCAAGTATGGTTCTGCTTTCTCAAACTGGTTAGATTTAATGCTCAATTACACCCTACCCTTTTATGAGGTTGCTATTGTAGGTAAAGATGCAATGGCTAAAATTTCAGAGCTTAACACGCACTACCTTCCTAACAAAATTGTGGTAGGAAGTAGAGGTGAAAACGAATTACCTCTTCTTAAAAATAGATTTTCAGAAGGCAAAACCTTTATTTATGTTTGTGAAAATAGTGCCTGTAAATTACCGACAACTGAAACAGAAGAAGCTATTAATATAATAACACATTAAAATGAAAATCATCACAATAATTCTGGTTCTTTTTGTGGCCTTCGAACATTTTTATTTTTTAATTTTGGAAATGTTTTTATGGACCAAACCAAGAACAATGAAAGCCTTTGGAACAAAAAGCAAGCAGTTTGCTGAAGACACTAAAGTACTTGCCGCAAATCAGGGTTTGTATAATGGGATTTTAGCTTCAGGCTTACTTTTTTCCTTAATTACTAAGGATTTAGGAGTCGCTATTTTCTTTTTAGCATGTATCATTATCGCTGGGATTTATGGGGCTTATTCAACTAAAAAAATAAAATTATTTTACATACAGGCAATTCCTGCAACTGCTGCTTTAATAACAATACTACTTAACTAAAAAACAATAAAAAAACTATGGATTTACAAAAATGGATTGATAAAGGTTACGACATTATTGTCGAATATGCTCCAAAGGTATTGCTAGCGATCGTCATCTGGATTGTTGGTGCATTTGTACTAAAATACCTAAAAAAAGGGGTCGCTAAAGCGATGGACAAGTCTAATTACGACATCGGTCTTAAGAAATTCTTGCTCAATTTAATTGGTTGGGGTCTTAAAATTGTTTTAATCGTTATTATACTAGGCACTGTAGGAGTAGAGACCACGTCTCTGGCAGCCATAATTGCTGCAGCTGGTTTAGCTATTGGCCTGGCATTGCAAGGTTCGCTGGCTAATTTCGCTGGTGGTGTTTTAATTATGATTTTTAAACCTTTTAAAATTGGAGATTTTATTAAAGCCCAAGGAGAAACGGGGACTGTAAAACAAATAGAAATTTTTACCACTAAATTATTGACTCCAGATAATAAAGAGGTTATTATCCCTAATGGAAGTTTATCTAATGGAACGATTACCAACTATTCTACTGAAGCGACCCGCCGCGTAGATGTTACTTTTGGTGTAGGCTATGATTCAGATATTAAAACCACTAAAGAAGTCATCCAAAAGGTTATCCATGGTAATGCGCTTATCTTAGAAGAACCAGCGCCAGCAATAAACGTTTCAGAATTAGGCGATAGTTCTATCAATTTCTTCACACGTGTTTGGGTTAATAAAGAGGATTATTGGGCGATTCATTTTTATATGATCGAGCAAACTAAAGAAGCTTTAGATGCTGCTGGAATTGATATTCCTTATCCACACCGCGTTCAAATACAAAAGCAAGGCTAAGCCTTAGGTTTTGGTTTTAAAGCCACAAAATCTTTTAAATAATAAGGTTCAAAATAAGCGACATCTTCGGTGTCGTTTTTTTTGTATTTGGTATAAGCGATAAGACTCATTTCATTTGCTGAAGGCAACCTACCTTCAATAAAGGTTGCGTTTTTATGTGTTATAAGGGCCTTCGTTTTTTCAACACCATTCCCAATAAAATAGCCTGTTTCAGATTGCAAATAGTCCTGAAAAGATTGTGCGTCTAGAATTTGGGCTTCAATTGCACGTAATAGCTTATAGTCCTTTGAAAATATCGCAGAATAGACTTCCATACGTCTCGCATCGAGCATGGGAATAATAATTCCGTTGGTAACCTTAACCTGATGTGCTAAAGCTTCTAAGGTTGAAACAGCAATGAGCGGGATATCCAGCGCGTAGCACAAGCCCTTGGCTGCAGACACCCCAATACGCAAACCTGTATAAGATCCTGGGCCTTTGCTTACCGCAATAGCACTCAATTGTGACCGTTGTATATTAGCGTCTTTTAAAACGGCATCTATAAAAACATGTAAGCGTTCAGCATGCGAATAGTTAGCACTGTAATCTTCTTTCAACAACAAAGTCTCTCCATCTTTCGATAAAGAGACTGAGCAA
It contains:
- a CDS encoding thioredoxin domain-containing protein, whose translation is MPKYTNNLIHETSPYLLQHAHNPVAWNAWNEETLEAAKQSKKLLLISVGYAACHWCHVMEHESFEDEEVAKVMNAHFVNIKVDREERPDVDQVYMNAVQIMTGSGGWPMNVIALPDGRPVWGGTYFKKEQWVNALEQIAALYAKQPEKLEEYATKLEQGMKAMDVININTETPDFDTPFVASIIKEWSRYFDTNNGGIGNAPKFMMPNNYQFLMRYGYQYDNPKVSEFVNTTLTNMAYGGIYDQIGGGFSRYSVDDKWHVPHFEKMLYDNGQLVSLYSDAYALTKNLLYKKVVIETLEFIARELTDTSGGFYSSLDADSLTEAGVLEEGAYYVWTKEALKAVLAADFELFSEYYNVNGYGYWEHKNYVLIRKDSDQDFVSEHSITMETLQNKKSAWKSKLLKERDKKERPRLDDKILTSWNALMLKGYIDAYRVLGNDTYLETALKNANFIINNQLKEDGSLFHNYKNGKASISGFLEDYATTAEAFIALYEVTLDEQWLKTAKALTDYTFDAFYNESSQLFQFTSKKEQALVVKTFEYRDNVIPASNSIMAKTLFKLSHYFENQYYYKVATAMLHNVKPEMSKYGSAFSNWLDLMLNYTLPFYEVAIVGKDAMAKISELNTHYLPNKIVVGSRGENELPLLKNRFSEGKTFIYVCENSACKLPTTETEEAINIITH
- a CDS encoding DUF1304 domain-containing protein, coding for MKIITIILVLFVAFEHFYFLILEMFLWTKPRTMKAFGTKSKQFAEDTKVLAANQGLYNGILASGLLFSLITKDLGVAIFFLACIIIAGIYGAYSTKKIKLFYIQAIPATAALITILLN
- a CDS encoding mechanosensitive ion channel family protein, whose product is MDLQKWIDKGYDIIVEYAPKVLLAIVIWIVGAFVLKYLKKGVAKAMDKSNYDIGLKKFLLNLIGWGLKIVLIVIILGTVGVETTSLAAIIAAAGLAIGLALQGSLANFAGGVLIMIFKPFKIGDFIKAQGETGTVKQIEIFTTKLLTPDNKEVIIPNGSLSNGTITNYSTEATRRVDVTFGVGYDSDIKTTKEVIQKVIHGNALILEEPAPAINVSELGDSSINFFTRVWVNKEDYWAIHFYMIEQTKEALDAAGIDIPYPHRVQIQKQG
- the tsaB gene encoding tRNA (adenosine(37)-N6)-threonylcarbamoyltransferase complex dimerization subunit type 1 TsaB translates to MAYILSIETATTNCSVSLSKDGETLLLKEDYSANYSHAERLHVFIDAVLKDANIQRSQLSAIAVSKGPGSYTGLRIGVSAAKGLCYALDIPLIAVSTLEALAHQVKVTNGIIIPMLDARRMEVYSAIFSKDYKLLRAIEAQILDAQSFQDYLQSETGYFIGNGVEKTKALITHKNATFIEGRLPSANEMSLIAYTKYKKNDTEDVAYFEPYYLKDFVALKPKPKA